The Humulus lupulus chromosome 3, drHumLupu1.1, whole genome shotgun sequence genome window below encodes:
- the LOC133824250 gene encoding defensin-like protein codes for MGLFMRSISALFVILLLLVATEMGPRVAEARTCEAQSHRFKGPCVRKSNCANVCRTEGFPDGHCRGLRRRCFCTKHC; via the exons ATGGGGCTCTTCATGCGTTCAATCTCTGCTCTTTTTGTCATCCTCCTGCTTCTGGTGGCTACTG AGATGGGGCCAAGGGTAGCAGAGGCAAGGACATGCGAGGCACAGAGCCATCGGTTCAAGGGGCCATGCGTGAGGAAGAGCAACTGCGCCAACGTTTGCCGAACTGAGGGCTTTCCCGACGGCCACTGCCGTGGCTTACGCCGCCGCTGCTTCTGCACTAAACATTGCTAA